From Enterococcus wangshanyuanii, the proteins below share one genomic window:
- a CDS encoding LPXTG cell wall anchor domain-containing protein — MNKYRKSFISFLLCLGMIACFNSFNQPVYASNYTTNGVVEFTKSTDSTETTETKETTQSSEIDHGGKPSESNEIEDNGTTSSKKPVGKLPSTGEIISKFTTVGLALLFVLFCLFLLGQARRKKHEK, encoded by the coding sequence ATGAATAAGTACAGAAAAAGCTTCATTTCATTTTTGTTGTGTTTGGGCATGATTGCTTGCTTTAATAGTTTTAATCAGCCAGTTTATGCTTCCAACTATACAACGAACGGTGTGGTAGAATTTACGAAGTCGACTGACTCTACAGAAACTACGGAAACAAAAGAAACCACACAATCAAGTGAAATCGATCATGGAGGAAAGCCTTCTGAAAGCAATGAAATAGAAGATAATGGAACGACCTCCAGTAAAAAGCCTGTTGGCAAATTGCCTTCAACAGGTGAGATTATTTCCAAGTTTACTACTGTAGGACTAGCTCTACTCTTTGTTCTATTCTGTTTATTCCTTCTAGGGCAAGCAAGGAGGAAAAAGCATGAAAAATAA
- a CDS encoding WxL domain-containing protein, with protein MKNKQRIVLGAVTLIAGAALIGSNVWADDENQTNSDAFLRYEKNLSIVEPVDPIDPPNVIDPGEEKPGTEGPLSIDYASDWNFSSHESSDEDENYFAMKDVVYYLDGEEKEVPNFFQVTDNSGKNAGWTLYIQQNGQFKTEDSSLKGAQIVLQAPEIYTLGDGDEPATKGTIQLDPSGQVSPLLVAAKDQGTGTWIGTFGTENDADEAIQLKVPGKVSKEEGKYTTSFTWILATGEI; from the coding sequence ATGAAAAATAAACAACGAATCGTATTAGGTGCAGTAACATTGATTGCCGGCGCTGCATTGATCGGCAGCAACGTATGGGCTGATGACGAAAACCAAACCAATTCAGATGCATTTTTACGCTATGAAAAAAATCTGTCTATCGTTGAGCCAGTAGATCCTATTGATCCCCCAAATGTCATAGATCCAGGCGAAGAAAAACCAGGGACAGAAGGACCTCTAAGTATTGATTATGCATCTGATTGGAATTTTTCAAGTCATGAATCAAGTGATGAGGATGAAAACTACTTTGCAATGAAAGATGTTGTGTATTATCTTGATGGCGAAGAAAAAGAAGTGCCGAACTTTTTTCAAGTAACAGATAATAGTGGGAAAAATGCTGGGTGGACATTATATATTCAGCAAAATGGCCAGTTTAAAACCGAAGATAGTTCTTTAAAAGGCGCTCAAATTGTTTTACAAGCACCTGAGATCTATACACTAGGTGATGGAGATGAACCGGCAACTAAAGGAACGATTCAACTGGATCCTAGTGGACAAGTAAGCCCGTTACTTGTTGCGGCAAAAGATCAAGGAACTGGAACTTGGATTGGCACATTTGGCACGGAAAATGATGCGGATGAAGCAATCCAACTAAAAGTACCAGGTAAAGTCTCAAAAGAAGAAGGCAAATATACGACTTCATTTACTTGGATACTTGCGACAGGCGAGATTTAA
- a CDS encoding ABC transporter permease, which yields MNALVYRGLTLFFKNKQAVVGSFIGALIMIGLYVFLLGDSIVKQLSMLSNPQLVIDTWMLAGVIGIASASSTLGSVSQLIRDKERNVYTDFMISPISKSKIMLGYFLSTFLISTIITIAVILVAECYIVFVSNGSWLSLPQFCLLLLAGLLTVLCSSAFMFFIASFFRRIDTFSTMTSIIGPLLGFLTGCYVPIGSLPEATRTVIQYFPLTSGIVLIRRILTENAFAADRSEVTQAVKEELGIVMNYSHEVLIPIGILAISSILFLSIALWNVKRIEMNR from the coding sequence ATGAACGCATTAGTGTATAGAGGGTTAACCTTATTTTTTAAAAATAAACAAGCGGTGGTGGGTTCATTTATTGGTGCTTTGATCATGATCGGTTTATATGTCTTTTTACTCGGAGATAGTATCGTCAAACAATTATCTATGTTGTCAAACCCGCAATTAGTCATCGATACCTGGATGCTGGCTGGTGTGATTGGGATCGCTTCTGCTAGTTCTACGTTAGGTTCTGTGAGTCAGCTGATTCGGGATAAAGAGCGGAATGTTTATACAGATTTCATGATTTCACCTATCTCTAAAAGTAAAATCATGCTTGGTTATTTTCTTAGTACTTTTTTGATATCTACGATCATCACGATCGCAGTGATTCTCGTAGCTGAGTGTTATATCGTCTTTGTTTCAAATGGCAGCTGGTTATCTTTGCCACAATTTTGTTTGCTGCTATTAGCTGGGCTTTTGACCGTTTTATGTTCTTCTGCCTTCATGTTTTTTATTGCCAGCTTCTTTCGGAGGATCGATACTTTTTCAACGATGACCTCTATTATCGGTCCACTACTCGGCTTTTTGACAGGTTGCTATGTCCCGATCGGGAGTTTGCCAGAAGCAACGAGGACTGTTATTCAATATTTTCCTCTAACGAGCGGGATCGTTTTGATTCGCCGCATTCTGACTGAAAATGCCTTTGCAGCAGATCGCTCTGAAGTCACGCAAGCGGTTAAAGAAGAACTTGGAATCGTCATGAACTATTCCCATGAAGTCCTTATTCCCATTGGGATTCTAGCTATTTCTAGTATCCTTTTCTTAAGTATCGCCCTTTGGAATGTGAAAAGAATCGAAATGAACCGGTAA
- a CDS encoding ABC transporter ATP-binding protein gives MNDLVKLTNIGKKYEQHEVLKAVSFSIKNGELFSILGPNGAGKSTLISLILGLIKADTGEIMLDGKTLNTDSLEHKSLISVVFQNSILDAELSVKENLVIRAYFYTQNWKDAKKLVEEKLQDVQGTHLLAKRYGVLSGGERRKVDIARALLNTPKLLFLDEPTTGLDILSRADMWTLIHQLKEKYQMTVVLTTHYMEEARDSNTILMLAQGQVVAYETPENLKTSYQCNTLEDVFLSIIKKERTTYERISV, from the coding sequence ATGAATGACTTAGTCAAGTTAACAAACATCGGAAAAAAATATGAGCAACATGAAGTGTTGAAAGCTGTCTCATTTTCCATCAAAAATGGTGAACTCTTTTCAATCCTTGGACCTAATGGTGCTGGAAAATCAACACTGATCTCATTGATCTTAGGCTTGATAAAGGCAGATACTGGAGAAATAATGCTTGATGGAAAAACACTAAATACAGATTCGCTCGAACACAAATCGCTGATTTCAGTCGTCTTTCAAAATAGCATCTTAGATGCTGAATTATCTGTAAAAGAAAACTTGGTGATAAGAGCCTATTTTTACACTCAAAATTGGAAAGACGCAAAAAAATTAGTGGAAGAAAAACTCCAAGATGTACAAGGCACTCATTTATTAGCTAAGCGTTACGGAGTATTATCAGGAGGCGAACGACGAAAAGTAGATATTGCCAGAGCTCTGTTAAATACCCCAAAATTATTATTTCTCGATGAACCGACAACCGGATTAGACATTCTCTCACGCGCAGATATGTGGACCTTGATCCATCAGTTAAAAGAGAAATATCAAATGACCGTTGTATTGACTACACATTATATGGAGGAAGCCAGAGATTCAAATACGATCTTAATGCTGGCGCAAGGACAAGTCGTGGCTTATGAGACACCAGAAAATTTGAAAACAAGTTATCAATGCAATACATTGGAGGATGTTTTTTTATCGATCATTAAAAAGGAGCGAACAACTTATGAACGCATTAGTGTATAG
- a CDS encoding DUF3021 family protein, translating into MRVKDYLKESFRLTSLIFTTLVIINLFLQTEALTHSLAYMLLISAISGSLHFLIEDNEKYSSRRILFNQGLYLLIICLQIAIANMVLHWELGTVGLLLNFMIVFLIYFFIRFIMYSNDRKQADEINQFIQKRKRDRS; encoded by the coding sequence ATGCGTGTAAAAGATTATTTAAAAGAAAGTTTTCGCTTGACTTCATTGATTTTTACGACCTTGGTGATCATCAATTTATTTCTTCAGACAGAGGCTCTAACTCATTCCCTTGCATATATGCTGCTGATTTCTGCAATTTCAGGTTCATTGCACTTTCTGATCGAAGATAATGAAAAATATTCCAGTCGTCGTATTCTTTTTAATCAAGGGCTGTATTTGCTGATCATTTGTTTGCAAATAGCTATTGCAAATATGGTATTACATTGGGAACTTGGAACAGTTGGATTGTTATTAAATTTCATGATCGTTTTTCTGATCTATTTTTTTATTCGTTTTATTATGTATAGTAATGATCGAAAACAAGCAGACGAGATCAACCAATTCATCCAAAAACGGAAACGGGATAGGTCTTAA
- a CDS encoding LytTR family DNA-binding domain-containing protein: MKTTIELIDLHQEEQADFKIHQLSPAIEKVIGILKEDEHFLLGEIENVLYKIPFSDIFYIEVVDKKSFLYTEKQVYQSTDRLYQLEERLSYFDFIRVSKSMLLNVEAIKAISPLLSGRFEALLVNSEKVAISRKYVPALKKGLGMER, from the coding sequence GTGAAAACGACTATTGAACTAATTGATTTACATCAAGAAGAACAAGCAGACTTTAAAATCCACCAACTATCACCAGCAATTGAAAAAGTCATCGGTATTTTAAAAGAAGATGAACATTTTCTCTTGGGTGAAATTGAAAATGTGCTGTACAAAATCCCTTTTTCAGATATTTTTTATATTGAAGTTGTCGACAAAAAAAGCTTTCTTTATACTGAAAAACAAGTCTACCAAAGTACAGATAGACTTTATCAGTTAGAAGAACGACTCTCATACTTTGATTTCATCAGAGTCTCGAAGTCGATGCTTTTAAATGTTGAAGCGATCAAAGCAATTTCGCCCTTGCTGAGCGGACGTTTTGAAGCGTTATTGGTAAATAGTGAAAAAGTAGCGATTTCAAGAAAATATGTCCCTGCACTAAAAAAAGGCTTAGGAATGGAGCGATAA
- a CDS encoding DinB family protein: MKITQLTIDTLERAQERFEDTLNQMSIDEANTMPKPLIKSVTWLMWHTARELDYQISELNQTKPLWLTAGWSKKFALALPDDTEDWCHTPEEAAKVVVKDKQLLVDYLAASIALTNDYLESLEEESLSEIIDKNWTPPVTRQVRLVSAIDDAVMHSGQAVYTRRLVIGR, encoded by the coding sequence ATGAAAATCACACAATTAACTATTGATACGCTCGAACGAGCACAGGAAAGATTTGAAGATACGCTGAATCAAATGAGTATAGATGAAGCAAATACAATGCCGAAGCCCTTGATTAAATCAGTCACTTGGCTGATGTGGCATACTGCTCGTGAATTAGACTATCAAATTTCAGAACTAAATCAAACGAAACCACTGTGGCTGACCGCTGGCTGGAGTAAAAAATTTGCTTTAGCGTTGCCGGATGATACGGAAGATTGGTGCCATACCCCAGAAGAAGCGGCTAAAGTAGTTGTGAAAGATAAACAATTATTGGTTGATTATCTTGCGGCGAGTATTGCTTTGACAAACGACTACCTAGAAAGTCTTGAAGAGGAATCACTTAGTGAAATCATTGATAAAAATTGGACACCGCCTGTTACACGTCAGGTTCGATTAGTATCTGCGATCGATGATGCGGTTATGCATTCAGGGCAGGCTGTGTATACAAGAAGATTAGTGATTGGTAGATAA
- a CDS encoding EndoU domain-containing protein, producing MHNVELFKEYGPEIFKILTNIDDIEILLAKDSTTMQLSSSGVFLLLAVLPIDRVKDILKSAKLLRNGDYTLDAIKLTAKEWETLKEFEKSADVVKTVDRGKDVGKVGIPEKSLKHADVGDFTVNPATGKVSKMKGGGHGQSNIDFLKENGFEVNVKKTYPNGVRTGNVPHHKTPSKRTGTGQAWFPENWTNRDIERAGQQIANQPNFARATNGEVIFEDYNGVRVGVIKTEGKIGTIFPDGTKQP from the coding sequence GTGCATAATGTTGAATTGTTTAAAGAGTATGGACCAGAGATTTTTAAAATCCTTACCAATATTGATGATATTGAGATCCTGCTTGCGAAAGATTCTACGACGATGCAGCTCTCATCTTCTGGTGTTTTCTTGTTGCTTGCAGTATTGCCGATCGATCGTGTGAAAGATATTTTGAAGTCAGCTAAGCTGCTTAGAAATGGTGATTATACGCTGGATGCGATCAAGTTGACTGCTAAAGAGTGGGAAACGTTGAAAGAGTTTGAGAAGTCGGCGGATGTTGTTAAGACTGTTGATAGAGGGAAAGATGTAGGGAAAGTTGGAATTCCAGAAAAAAGTTTAAAACATGCAGATGTCGGAGATTTTACAGTTAATCCTGCAACGGGGAAAGTGTCTAAAATGAAAGGTGGCGGACATGGTCAATCCAACATTGACTTTCTAAAGGAAAATGGATTTGAAGTAAATGTTAAAAAAACTTATCCCAATGGTGTTAGAACTGGCAATGTTCCACATCATAAAACCCCATCCAAACGTACTGGTACAGGACAAGCATGGTTCCCAGAAAATTGGACAAATAGAGATATAGAGCGCGCGGGCCAACAGATTGCTAATCAACCGAACTTTGCAAGAGCTACTAACGGTGAAGTTATTTTTGAAGATTATAATGGTGTACGGGTTGGTGTAATAAAAACCGAAGGGAAAATCGGAACTATTTTCCCAGATGGTACAAAACAACCGTAA
- a CDS encoding DUF3130 family protein, producing MSDKISTDAATVNTLKSTFTSSLSSLSFKPKQASSMSFSESSAASGMKSSVSSLSSIVSTFKSNASKDIGNLETIH from the coding sequence ATGTCAGATAAAATCAGTACCGATGCAGCTACGGTAAATACTCTAAAAAGTACATTTACAAGCAGTCTCTCATCCTTGTCATTCAAACCAAAACAAGCAAGTAGCATGAGCTTTTCTGAAAGTAGTGCAGCTAGCGGAATGAAAAGTAGTGTTTCTTCTCTAAGTTCTATCGTCTCAACATTCAAAAGCAACGCGTCTAAAGACATTGGCAACTTAGAAACAATCCATTAA
- a CDS encoding MarR family winged helix-turn-helix transcriptional regulator: MSRKTALRVRIVSNELNRKVAEILKEDGEPSSGIQMRILNFIHRKNCEPQAVYQKDVEQEFDIRRSTVSGIIQRMEKRGLIERHSCKEDNRLKAIFLTAAGEQKVKENIDKLENFDDRLINNIPTEELDVFFHVLEKLSENSKNIKIDKGGS, from the coding sequence ATGAGTAGGAAAACGGCGCTTAGAGTAAGGATCGTATCAAATGAATTAAATAGAAAAGTTGCTGAAATTCTGAAAGAAGACGGAGAGCCTTCATCTGGTATCCAAATGCGGATTTTGAATTTTATTCATCGGAAAAATTGTGAACCCCAAGCTGTTTATCAAAAAGATGTTGAACAGGAATTTGATATTCGCCGATCCACAGTGAGCGGGATCATACAAAGAATGGAAAAACGAGGATTGATCGAACGGCACTCCTGCAAGGAAGACAATCGCTTGAAGGCAATTTTTTTGACCGCTGCTGGTGAGCAGAAGGTCAAAGAAAATATTGATAAGTTGGAGAATTTTGATGATCGGTTGATCAATAATATTCCAACAGAAGAATTAGATGTATTTTTTCATGTATTGGAAAAGCTGTCAGAAAACAGTAAAAATATCAAAATAGATAAGGGAGGCAGTTGA
- a CDS encoding ABC transporter ATP-binding protein — protein MIKKLLANVGEYKKESLITPLYVTGEVALDIIIPLIMAMMIDNGIEKGDTKAILMYGGLLFICAIIALFLGAMSGRYAAVASAGFAKNLRDNLFSKVQAFSFSNIDRFSTSSLITRMTTDVTNIQNAYQMIIRLLVRSPLIFFFSLLMAFKINGDLSIIYLAVVPFLMIGLGVVIYFAHPIFEKVFRIYDRLNNVVQENLQGIRVVKSYVREDFEDEKFKTVSKDIYKNFSRAQSIVAFNNPILQSAVYTCMLLISWLGAKFVVGGTLTTGELVSMFTYTMQILMSLNMLSMVFVMVIIARTSAERVTEVLSEESDLKNNDHPLYDVPNGSVTFKDVCFSYANDPEKLALKQANMTIKPGEVIGIVGGTGSSKSTLVQLIPRLYDVTEGLVEVGGHDVRDYDLKTLRDQVSMVLQNNVLFTGTIKENLRWGNEEATDEDLIRVCKIAQADSFIQEFPDKYDTMISQGGNNVSGGQKQRLCIARALLKQPKILIMDDSTSAVDTKTDRLIREGMRQEIPGTTTFIIGQRVSSVQDSDRIIVMDNGLINAIGTHEELLQTNPIYQEVYESQQKGFGEDDE, from the coding sequence ATGATAAAAAAATTACTTGCTAATGTTGGTGAGTACAAAAAAGAAAGTCTCATCACACCGCTCTATGTTACAGGAGAAGTTGCGTTAGATATCATTATTCCGCTGATCATGGCAATGATGATCGATAACGGCATCGAAAAAGGCGATACAAAGGCCATCTTAATGTATGGTGGGTTATTATTTATTTGTGCAATCATCGCTTTGTTTTTAGGGGCGATGTCTGGTCGTTATGCAGCCGTTGCGTCCGCTGGATTTGCGAAAAATTTGAGAGATAACTTATTTTCTAAAGTACAGGCATTTTCATTTTCTAATATCGATCGTTTTTCTACCTCAAGTTTGATTACACGGATGACGACAGATGTGACAAATATCCAAAATGCGTATCAAATGATTATTCGTTTACTTGTACGTAGTCCTTTGATTTTCTTCTTCTCATTATTGATGGCATTTAAAATCAATGGAGACCTATCGATCATTTATCTGGCGGTCGTGCCATTTTTAATGATTGGATTAGGTGTTGTGATTTATTTTGCTCATCCGATTTTCGAAAAAGTATTTCGGATCTATGATCGTCTGAACAATGTCGTTCAGGAAAATCTTCAAGGGATCAGAGTAGTTAAGTCCTATGTTAGAGAAGATTTTGAAGACGAGAAGTTTAAAACGGTGTCTAAGGATATTTATAAAAATTTCTCACGTGCTCAAAGTATAGTTGCATTTAATAACCCAATATTACAATCTGCTGTGTATACCTGTATGTTGTTGATTTCTTGGTTAGGCGCGAAATTTGTTGTTGGCGGAACGTTGACGACAGGTGAATTAGTCAGTATGTTCACCTATACGATGCAGATTTTGATGAGTTTAAATATGCTTTCGATGGTGTTTGTCATGGTGATCATTGCACGCACCTCTGCTGAGCGTGTGACAGAAGTTTTGTCTGAAGAAAGTGATCTGAAAAATAATGATCATCCCTTATATGACGTGCCAAACGGCAGTGTGACCTTCAAGGATGTCTGTTTTAGCTATGCCAATGATCCGGAAAAACTTGCATTAAAACAGGCCAATATGACGATCAAACCGGGCGAAGTAATTGGCATCGTCGGTGGGACAGGAAGTTCTAAATCAACATTGGTTCAGCTGATTCCAAGATTATATGATGTAACAGAAGGATTAGTCGAAGTCGGCGGGCACGACGTTCGTGATTACGACTTAAAGACACTTCGAGATCAGGTTAGTATGGTGCTGCAAAATAATGTGCTGTTTACAGGGACAATCAAGGAAAATCTGCGCTGGGGGAACGAAGAGGCGACGGATGAAGATTTGATCCGTGTTTGTAAAATCGCTCAGGCTGACAGTTTTATTCAAGAATTTCCCGATAAATACGATACGATGATTTCTCAAGGCGGGAATAATGTTTCTGGTGGTCAAAAGCAGCGACTATGTATTGCTCGTGCCTTGTTGAAGCAGCCGAAAATCTTGATCATGGATGATTCAACTAGTGCTGTAGATACAAAAACAGATCGCTTGATTCGTGAAGGCATGAGACAGGAAATTCCTGGAACAACGACCTTTATCATCGGACAGCGTGTTTCTTCGGTTCAAGATTCTGACAGAATCATTGTGATGGATAATGGGCTGATCAATGCGATTGGAACTCATGAAGAGCTATTACAAACAAATCCAATTTATCAAGAAGTGTACGAATCTCAACAGAAAGGATTTGGTGAAGACGATGAGTAA
- a CDS encoding ABC transporter ATP-binding protein, producing MSNDPKKGARGPQNPLKTLSRLFSYMLQKYKGLLVLVILFILLSTYANVRGSLFLQVVIDDHITPLLGQSNPDFSDLLKAITTMAFIYGIGILSNLFYNLIMVRISEGTQKEIRDQMFTHMETLPIGYFDSNSDGDIMSHFTNDTDTLRQMISQSIPNLLAAIVSFISVFIAMFTISVPLTLIVIVSVGIMILTIRMIAGRSGKYFGKQQKDLGSVNGYIEEMMHGQKVVKIFNHEPKVIEEFTALNESLRQSATQANKYANSLMPIMMNLLNIQYVLLAIIGGLFSVYGISGLTIGMIASFLQLSRSLNMPISQVSQQINFVIMALAGADRIFRLIDEKPEVDEGYVTLVNVTKENGQLVENEQRTGIWAWKHPHEDGSVTYTELTGDVRFEDVSFGYTENKKVLKDIQLYAEPGQKVAFVGATGAGKTTITNLINRFYDIQEGKIRYDGINVKKIKKHSLRRSLGIVLQDTHLFTGTIMENIRYGNLGASDEEVLQAAQLANAETFINNLPNKYDTVITGDGEGLSQGQRQLLAIARAAIADPPVMIMDEATSSIDTRTEKYVQAGMDRLMEGRTVFVIAHRLSTIQNSDVIMVMDHGRIIERGNHEDLLAEKGVYYQLYTGKVELD from the coding sequence ATGAGTAATGATCCTAAAAAAGGTGCACGTGGGCCTCAAAATCCTTTGAAAACCTTGAGTCGTTTATTTTCTTATATGCTGCAAAAATACAAAGGCTTATTGGTGTTAGTGATTCTTTTTATTTTGTTAAGTACGTACGCGAATGTTCGCGGCTCGCTCTTTCTTCAAGTTGTGATCGATGATCATATCACGCCGTTACTAGGACAAAGCAATCCTGATTTTTCTGATCTATTAAAAGCAATCACTACGATGGCCTTTATTTACGGTATTGGGATTTTGAGTAACCTATTTTATAATTTGATCATGGTGCGGATCAGTGAAGGAACACAAAAAGAGATTCGTGATCAAATGTTTACCCATATGGAAACTTTGCCGATCGGCTATTTTGATTCGAATTCTGATGGTGATATCATGAGTCATTTTACAAATGATACAGATACGCTGCGTCAAATGATTTCTCAAAGTATTCCTAACTTGCTTGCGGCGATCGTTAGCTTTATCAGTGTCTTCATTGCTATGTTCACGATCAGTGTTCCATTGACGTTGATCGTCATCGTTTCAGTGGGGATCATGATTCTGACGATTCGAATGATTGCTGGAAGAAGTGGGAAGTATTTCGGGAAACAGCAAAAAGATTTGGGATCAGTCAACGGTTATATTGAAGAAATGATGCATGGGCAAAAAGTAGTAAAAATTTTCAATCATGAACCAAAAGTGATCGAAGAATTTACAGCACTTAACGAATCACTTCGTCAAAGTGCAACTCAGGCTAATAAATACGCCAACAGTTTAATGCCGATCATGATGAACCTGCTGAATATCCAGTATGTGCTGTTAGCGATCATCGGTGGATTATTTTCTGTTTACGGCATTTCAGGACTGACGATTGGTATGATTGCTTCTTTCTTGCAATTGAGTCGTTCGTTAAATATGCCGATCAGTCAGGTATCACAGCAAATCAACTTTGTGATCATGGCATTAGCGGGTGCTGATCGAATTTTCCGATTGATCGATGAAAAACCTGAAGTAGACGAAGGGTATGTCACTCTGGTCAATGTAACGAAAGAAAACGGACAGCTAGTGGAAAATGAACAACGGACGGGGATCTGGGCTTGGAAACATCCGCACGAAGACGGTTCCGTGACCTATACAGAGCTAACAGGAGATGTTCGTTTTGAAGATGTTTCATTTGGTTATACCGAAAATAAAAAAGTGTTAAAAGATATTCAATTATATGCCGAACCGGGACAAAAAGTTGCCTTTGTTGGAGCGACAGGTGCTGGTAAAACAACGATCACGAATTTGATCAATCGTTTCTATGATATTCAAGAAGGTAAGATTCGCTATGACGGCATCAATGTGAAGAAAATCAAAAAACACTCACTAAGAAGATCATTGGGCATTGTATTACAGGATACGCACCTGTTTACAGGGACGATCATGGAAAATATTCGTTATGGTAATTTAGGCGCGTCAGATGAAGAAGTGCTCCAAGCCGCACAATTAGCTAATGCAGAAACATTTATCAATAATCTGCCGAATAAATACGATACAGTGATTACCGGTGATGGTGAAGGACTTTCTCAAGGCCAACGCCAGCTTTTAGCTATTGCTAGAGCCGCCATTGCTGATCCTCCGGTCATGATCATGGATGAAGCCACCTCAAGTATTGATACTAGAACGGAAAAATATGTTCAAGCAGGGATGGATCGATTGATGGAAGGTAGAACAGTTTTTGTCATCGCGCATAGATTGTCAACGATCCAAAACTCAGATGTGATCATGGTAATGGATCATGGGCGAATCATTGAAAGAGGAAATCATGAAGATCTTTTGGCTGAAAAGGGTGTTTATTATCAATTGTATACAGGTAAAGTTGAATTAGATTAA